Genomic window (Dyadobacter fanqingshengii):
GCGTTCATATCCACATTGCCATTTTTGTCAACCACAAAAATATCGGTCTGCGAAGAACCATTGTTCTGATTGAGGCCAAAACGGATGTATTGCTTTACATTGGAATTGGTAACGGTTATCAGGCACGGCCCAGGCAAAGAGGTGTCGATTTTCTTCTGATTTCTTTTGAGCGAGGTGACTTTTGTCAGTTTAAATGGTTTCAGGCCTGAACTAACCATGAAAACAGAAGCATCCCGTTTTTGCACGTCGGTATCATCGATAATGAAGCCTGCCTTGCCGAAATCAGTGTCCGTTTGGATCATCACCGTCAGGTGTTTGGCACCAATGTAGTAGGTGGCGTTATCGTCGGCCTTCACTGGCAGGTTGTGCCTGTTGGCGAATGCATGCGTTGCTGCTATGACATCTATATCATCCGTTTTCCCATCTCCTTTTGCACCAAAGTTACTATAACGGACAAATCCGGTCTTTTTGAATTTGCGAAGGTCGTCAGGCGATACATTCACATGCAGTTCGCCGTTATCACCAACCGACACCTGGATTTTTCCCTTTTCCGAAGTGATGACTATGGTATCGGGCTTATTATGCTGGGCGTGAGCCAGAAATGTGCATAAAACGAGGATTATCTGAAGTGTGTACTTCATGGCAGGGGTCAGGTTATGGATCTTTACTTTTAAAAAAAGCACAGTTACCTGACCCGCTACTCTGTGAAATAAGGATTTTGGACTAAAATCAACTGCTAGATAATCTCCACCCAGCCTTCAGTACCATTCACCCGGATCCGTTGCCCGTCCTGAATCAGCTTTGTTGCCTGTTCAACGCCAACTACTGCGGGCAGCCCGTATTCGCGGGCGATGACGGCTCCGTGGGTCATGATGCCGCCCACTTCGGTTATGAGGCCTGTTATGGAAACAAAAAGGGGTGTCCAGCTGGGATCCGTGAATGTGGTGACCAGAATATCGCCTGCTTCAATATCCGCATCTTCCATGTTTAAAATAACCCGCGCACGCCCTTCGATCACCCCGGAGGAAACCGCCAGCCCGGCGATGGCTCCAACCGGGATATTTTCCCGCTTATACCGACCTGTAATGATCTCACCATCAGAGGTCATGACACGCGGCGGAGTGAGTTTTTCATATCTTGCATGATCTTCTTTTCGCTGGCTGATGATCTGCTGGTCCAGCTCATTGGTGTAGATAACCTCGGCTAGTTCCGCCAGATTAAGATAATAGATGTCCTTTTTTTCACGAAGAACATTGGCTTCCACAAGTCTTTCGGCTTCTTTCAGCAATGCAACCCGATACACAAAAGACCTGTTGACCATGCCGTATTTCGGATATTCACGGTAGCCAACCAAATTCCGGATTACGTCGATCATTTGTTTTGTTTCCCTGGCCTTTTGCGCACCGTCTGGTAATTGCCGTAATCGATCCAACAATTCTTGCTCTTTTTTGAATGCTTCCTGTTTTCCCTGCTCAAATTTCTGAGTGCTGGCATTCGGCGCGAAGTTCTTAATGTTACCGAGAATGACCGGGATGAGTATTGCGGGTTTTTCGGCCCAGCGTGTTCTTGTAATGTCTATCTCGCCGGCACAGCGCATTCCGTATTTTTGGAGAAAAGCAAGGATCGCATCGCGCGTTTCCTTACCTCCGTCCAGCTGGGGCAGGGTGTCCAGGAAATGCTCATCTTTTACTTTTTGTAAATAAGCGATTACTTCGGGATAAGGGCGGATTGCATCGGCTACATCCAATAGCGCCAGTCCCATTTCCGAAGTAACATTGTTTGGAGCGGATTGAGAAAGGGTGTCCGCAGCGTTTTTTTCTCCCAACCATTCATTCATTTTCTCATTAACCCACGATGAAGCGTTTATCGCCGTTATCAAAACATTATAGCTTCGCGGATCAAACAGATACTTTCTCCATTCCTGGATATCTTCCAATATAAAATTGATCAAATCTGCGCCGGATTTTGTTTGAATGCGTTGTTTCAGCTCTTCAACCAGCATTTCGCTCCGTTTTATCAGATCGTTAACGACTTCTACCGATGCCGTCTCTTCCAAAGCATTTGCAGGACCTTTTTGCGCGGGTTTCCGAAGATTTGCAGGCGTTGCGGTGTGATCGCTATTATCGGAATTTTCCTCAGGCAGCATTGTTATAAAATCCTTCCGTTCAAGAATGGTCAAGAGCGCATCTTTGATCAAAGGATCCGATTTCCCTAATGTGGTATTTAATATAATGTCTCTGGTGACTGGTGAGGCCAGATTTTCTGCAACGTCTACAAACAGCCTTCCACCGGCCGTGCGCATTTTTCCGGGATTTAATGAAAGAAAAAAAGACAATCCCAACGGTTTCATGGCATCCGTCATCATTTGCTGGTGGCCGACAGACACGTAGACATGCGGGCTGCCCGCAGCATTTTCCGGATCATTAGCCTGAGGAATGGGGAACAAAGTAGTGATCGGACGGCTTTGAACCACATAAAATGTGCCGTCAGCCAGGCACCATTCAATATCCTGAGGGCTGCCGAAATGTGCTTCGATCGTCCTGCCGATGCCCGAAAGCTCCAAAATTTGTTCATCTGTTATCGCTTGTGTGTCCTGCCATTCGGCTTCAATCTCCTGTTCCTGCGTGCCACCATCGGCTAGGGCATTGATACGCAACTTCTTACCCGATATTTTTTTATCCATAATACGACCCTCACGCACCTGATAATTATCCGCATTCACAAGTCCTGCAACGAGCGCCTCGCCGAGGCCGAAGCTCGCGTCAATGGATATTATCTTTCTGTTTGCAGTCACAGGGTCAGCTGTGAACATGATCCCGGCCACATCAGCGAAAACCATTTTCTGCACAACCACGGATAGCTGCACTTTGCGGTGGTCGAAATGGACAGCCGGCGTGCCTGCCTGAATGCGATAGGTTACCGCTCGATCCGTAAACAGCGAAGCCCAGCATTTGCTGATATGCGTCAGGATCGCCTCCTGGCCGATAATGTTTAGATATGTATCCTGCTGGCCCGCGAAGGAGGCTGTGGGCAGATCTTCGGCAGTTGCGCTGGACCGTACAGCAAAAGCCTCGTTTTCACCAAATTTTGTGAGATAACCGGCGATCTCATCTGCAATATTTTTCGGGATTTCTATATGCTGAATTGCTCTGCGGATTCTCGCGCTGATCTCACTGATCCGCGCCCGTTCGTCGGCTTTAACCTCTATTAGTGCATCCAACAGGCTGTTGACCTCTTCATTGTTTTCAATTATTTCCTGATAAGCTCGGGTGGTCACACAAAACCCATCCGGCACTTTTACGCTTTCGATCCTGCACAATTCACCCAGATTGGCCCCTTTGCCTCCAACCCAGGCAAGTTTTGTCCTGTCAATTTCCTCAAAACCAAGAATGTACGCGCTCTTATTTTTCATGTGCTATGTATGTTATGATTATTGTCTGTTGAGTTGCTCCGTAGCCTCGCTCATGATGTCAATGGCTTGCCGGAAGTAGGCTTCAATGATTTTGCTCTCTTCTTCCGAGAATGAAGCGAGCAGATTTTCTGACTTACTGCGAAAATCTTTATAGAGCGGCGCCAGGAGAGCCATGATGTTTTCAGTGTGCGGTTCAATGATCACCTTCCGCCGGTCTTCCGCAGCAAAGCGTCTGCTTACCAGGTTTTTCTTTTCAAACCGGTCGATCAAGCCTGTAACCGCGCCCGTCGTGAGGCCCGTCAGCGTCGAAAGCTCGCCGGCTGTCATTTGTCCTTTTTCGATCAAAAACCCCAGATACTTATGGTCTGTACCCGAAAGTCCGGCTCGCCGGGCAACGGCCTCATGCATTTGAAGCGATACATATGCATAATGCTGGCTCAGCTTTCTTATTTTTTTGAGTAGGTCATCTTCCATTTTTATCTCATTAACTAAATATCTTAGCTACAAGCTAATATTGAAATTGTGAAGCGTGCAAGTTTTTCAGGATAAATCCACGCTTGCTCTAAACAAAGTGAAGCTATCGCTCAATGATATGAGCGATAGCTTTTATCAAAAGAAGTAAATTAATGAGGATTCAAAAGTTGAAAATGGGCGCTTTCCTAGATCCTAGCTCTATAACTTGGCTAAAAATTCTATGACTAATACATTTTGAATCACATTTAAGCCTTCAAAACCTTAATCGGGTTTTCTATTGCTGCCCTGACACTTTGAAAGCTTGTTGTGATGATAGCAATTCCTGTTGTCAGCAAAGCGACAGCTATGAATATCCAAAGCGGGATGTCCGTCCGGTATGCGAAGCCTTCTAACCATTTTTGACAGATATAATAAGCGACAGGAGATGCAACTAGGAAAGCTATTAAGATCAATCCCACAAAATCTTTATAAAATAAAAGCACAATGCTGGCGGTAGACCCACCAAGGACTTTTCGCACGCCCACTTCTTTTTTTCGTTGAACTGCCGCGTAGGAGCTCAGTCCGATTAACCCAAGGCAGGATATTATAATGGTAAGAAAGGCAAAATTGACAAAGAGAGCCTTGAACTGCTGTTGGCTGCGATATTGGCGATCGAAATACTCATCCATAAAAAAATAACTGAAAGGCCTGTTTGGCATCAATTTGCCCCATTGTTCTTCAATCATTTTTATTGTTTGAGATATGTTGGCAGACGATATTTTCACGGATACCAGGTTACAATATTCGGGTTCAATGCGCATTGTCAAAGGCTGAACGCTCTCCTGAAGCGATTGAAAATGGAAGTCCTTTATCACTCCGATTATCTCACCTTCCACTCCCGATTGCCTGAACCGCTTTCCAATGGCTAACCTGGGATCGCTATATCCAAAAAGTCGTGCGGCGGTTTCATTGATGACCATTGTTTTCGCACTATCCGTTGCAAATTCCTTTGAGAACTGCCGTCCAGCAACCATTTTCATTTTGTATAATTCTATAAAGTCAAAATCTACCAAAAATTCGTGAAGCCCAGCCGTTTGAAGATCTCCACTGGAACTTTCGATTTGGGAGGATGTATTTTGATATCTACTGCCTGGAATACTTGAAGAACGTGATGCCGCAACGGTTCCGTTCATATTTGCCAGCGCGTCCCTTAAAACCGCTTTGTTTGGATCTGCGTCCGTATCCAAAACAAGAATCTGACTTTTGCTAAACCCGAGATCTTTGTTTTGCATGAAATTCATTTGAACGTAAATGACCAATGTTCCGATCATCAATGTAATGGAAATTGCGAACTGGCTTACAACCAGCGCTTTTCTAAGAAAAACGCCTTTACGGCTATGCTTAAAATGTCCTTTCAGCACCAATGCGGGTTGGAATGAAGACAACACCAGTGCCGGGTAAATTCCTGCTAATACGCCTATTCCAAGCGCAATAACGGAGAAACTCAATACAAATAAGTAATCGTCAATAATCCCTAAAATTATAGTTTTTCCGGCAAGGTCATTAAAATAAGGAATCAAGAAAGCAGTTAAAAAAACAGAAACTACAAAACCGA
Coding sequences:
- a CDS encoding ABC transporter permease, which codes for MITNYLKIASRNLWKHRGFSAINILGLAIGMSACLLISLYVSFELSYDNFHSKADRIFRIVTDIETSSETSHKGSSWAYGPNMKRDFPEIESFVRLSRVSFLVRKGEAKFQEEKTLFADSTLFKVFDFELIHGNAQTALRDPLSIVFTQTAAKKYFGDSDPIGQTVLLDAEGLVANVTGVVKDLPTNSQIKANMFLSASTMKRYKPDADNEWAAFEPMTYLLLKPNTSAETLSAKFPEFLQRYAGKIMTEEKLKYKISLEPLREVYLHAKYIGGLETGNASYVYIFTAVAIFTLLIACINFINLTTARSVERAKEVGMRKVVGAGRLRIAKQFISESVLVCLLGFVVSVFLTAFLIPYFNDLAGKTIILGIIDDYLFVLSFSVIALGIGVLAGIYPALVLSSFQPALVLKGHFKHSRKGVFLRKALVVSQFAISITLMIGTLVIYVQMNFMQNKDLGFSKSQILVLDTDADPNKAVLRDALANMNGTVAASRSSSIPGSRYQNTSSQIESSSGDLQTAGLHEFLVDFDFIELYKMKMVAGRQFSKEFATDSAKTMVINETAARLFGYSDPRLAIGKRFRQSGVEGEIIGVIKDFHFQSLQESVQPLTMRIEPEYCNLVSVKISSANISQTIKMIEEQWGKLMPNRPFSYFFMDEYFDRQYRSQQQFKALFVNFAFLTIIISCLGLIGLSSYAAVQRKKEVGVRKVLGGSTASIVLLFYKDFVGLILIAFLVASPVAYYICQKWLEGFAYRTDIPLWIFIAVALLTTGIAIITTSFQSVRAAIENPIKVLKA
- the ppsA gene encoding phosphoenolpyruvate synthase, which produces MKNKSAYILGFEEIDRTKLAWVGGKGANLGELCRIESVKVPDGFCVTTRAYQEIIENNEEVNSLLDALIEVKADERARISEISARIRRAIQHIEIPKNIADEIAGYLTKFGENEAFAVRSSATAEDLPTASFAGQQDTYLNIIGQEAILTHISKCWASLFTDRAVTYRIQAGTPAVHFDHRKVQLSVVVQKMVFADVAGIMFTADPVTANRKIISIDASFGLGEALVAGLVNADNYQVREGRIMDKKISGKKLRINALADGGTQEQEIEAEWQDTQAITDEQILELSGIGRTIEAHFGSPQDIEWCLADGTFYVVQSRPITTLFPIPQANDPENAAGSPHVYVSVGHQQMMTDAMKPLGLSFFLSLNPGKMRTAGGRLFVDVAENLASPVTRDIILNTTLGKSDPLIKDALLTILERKDFITMLPEENSDNSDHTATPANLRKPAQKGPANALEETASVEVVNDLIKRSEMLVEELKQRIQTKSGADLINFILEDIQEWRKYLFDPRSYNVLITAINASSWVNEKMNEWLGEKNAADTLSQSAPNNVTSEMGLALLDVADAIRPYPEVIAYLQKVKDEHFLDTLPQLDGGKETRDAILAFLQKYGMRCAGEIDITRTRWAEKPAILIPVILGNIKNFAPNASTQKFEQGKQEAFKKEQELLDRLRQLPDGAQKARETKQMIDVIRNLVGYREYPKYGMVNRSFVYRVALLKEAERLVEANVLREKKDIYYLNLAELAEVIYTNELDQQIISQRKEDHARYEKLTPPRVMTSDGEIITGRYKRENIPVGAIAGLAVSSGVIEGRARVILNMEDADIEAGDILVTTFTDPSWTPLFVSITGLITEVGGIMTHGAVIAREYGLPAVVGVEQATKLIQDGQRIRVNGTEGWVEII
- a CDS encoding MarR family winged helix-turn-helix transcriptional regulator, with amino-acid sequence MEDDLLKKIRKLSQHYAYVSLQMHEAVARRAGLSGTDHKYLGFLIEKGQMTAGELSTLTGLTTGAVTGLIDRFEKKNLVSRRFAAEDRRKVIIEPHTENIMALLAPLYKDFRSKSENLLASFSEEESKIIEAYFRQAIDIMSEATEQLNRQ